A genomic region of Homalodisca vitripennis isolate AUS2020 chromosome 5, UT_GWSS_2.1, whole genome shotgun sequence contains the following coding sequences:
- the LOC124362865 gene encoding oocyte zinc finger protein XlCOF20 — translation MNDSTKNGFLEITSNSILQQHLEAQSHQKMKLNEPQSNYSLKVPQIHHTQEAFTMVPDDGLGYDDGVRVLRAIGTWAPDYPNGSSTYQPESIYPDINKKMPPQTSSVPVQQFQMSSPKPKPKVENNNKSFTCTECGKGLARKDKLVIHMRIHTGEKPYVCEVCKKAFARRDKLVIHMNKLNHLTPSNLAPLSKRPPDVRPQTLATVSQRKEMKDESTSPPPLGALMAPQATWSCELCGRVLPSREEWSAHTRAHLEPPTPYPPPDQSYCLMCHQAFPDREQFMFHLRTHFRPADTTQVCS, via the exons ATGAATGACAGTACAAAAAATGGATTCTTAGAAATTACTTCAAACTCCATACTACAGCAGCACTTAGAAGCACAGTCACACCAGAAGATGAAGCTGAACGAACCTCAATCAAACTACAGCCTAAAAGTGCCACAAATACACCATACCCAAGAAGCCTTCACGATGGTTCCAGATGATGGTTTAGGCTACGATGATGGCGTCAGAGTTCTCCGTGCTATTGGAACTTG GGCTCCTGATTACCCTAATGGATCAAGCACATATCAACCAGAGAGTATTTACCCTGATATCAACAAGAAAATGCCACCCCAGACCAGTTCAGTACCAGTACAACAGTTTCAGATGAGTTCTCCGAAGCCCAAACCTAAAGTTGAGAACAACAATAAAAGCTTTACTTGTACAGAATGTGGAAAAGGATTAGCAAGGAAAGATAAACTT GTAATACACATGCGTATCCACACAGGAGAGAAGCCATACGTGTGTGAGGTGTGTAAGAAGGCCTTTGCACGACGGGACAAGCTGGTAATCCATATGAACAAACTGAACCACCTGACGCCATCCAACCTTGCTCCTCTGTCCAAGCGACCCCCTGATGTCCGACCGCAGACACTGGCCACGGTCAGCCAGCGCAAGGAGATGAAGGACGAGAGCACATCCCCTCCTCCACTAGGAGCTCTCATGGCACCTCAG gCTACCTGGAGTTGCGAGCTCTGCGGCCGTGTGCTGCCCAGCCGAGAGGAATGGTCGGCCCACACCCGAGCTCACTTGGAGCCCCCTACTCCCTACCCTCCTCCCGATCAGAGCTACTGTCTCATGTGCCACCAGGCCTTTCCAGATCGGGAGCAGTTCATGTTCCATCTGCGCACCCACTTCCGCCCAGCTGATACAACCCAGGTCTGCTCCTAA